The genomic interval TTAGAGTGAATATAATGCCCCATTACAGtagagtctctgtgtgtttgttcccCACATTTAGAGTGAATATAATGCCCCATTACAGTAGTCTCTGTGTGATTGTTCCCCACATTTAGAGTGAATATAATGCCCGATTACATtagagtctctgtgtgtttgttcccCACATTTAGAGTGAATATAATGCCCCATTACAGTAGAGTCTCTGTGTGGTTGTTCCCCACATTTAGAGTGAATATAATGCCCCATTACAGTAGTCTCTGTGCGATTGTTCCCCACATTTAGAGTGAATATAATGCCCGATTACATtagagtctctgtgtgtttgttcccCACATTTAGAGTGAATATAATGCCCCATTACAGtagagtctctgtgtgtttgttcccCACATTTAGAGTGAATATAATGCCTCATTACAgtagtctctgtgtgtttgttcccCACATTTAGAGTGAATATAATGCCCCATTACAgtagtctctgtgtgtttgttcccCACATTTAGAGTGAATATAATGCCCCATTACAgtagtctctgtgtgtttgttcccCACCAGTACGCCAGCTGTAAGAACCACAGGGTGAACAGAGTGGTGTTTCTGGGCAACATGAAGCGGCTGCTGACAACAGGTGTGTCCCGGTGGAACACCAGACAGATTGCACTGTGGGATCAGGTGAGGCAGCCGGGGACCCCTGCTAGGCTACGGGACTGTATGTGTCCCCTTGGGTGGTGTGTAAGGAGttggttgggtgtgtgtgtgtgtgtgtgtgtgtgtgtgtgtgtgtgtgtgtgtgtagccattagagtgtgtgcatatgtaatgtgtgtatgtgcacagTACGTGCCTTATATGTGTGTCATAGGTTGTGTGGGAGTGAAATCTGGGGACCATGTTGTTCATTCCATTTTTTGTTTACTAAAGATTAGGGGATTGAtgctaattgtgtgtgtgtgtgtgtgtgtgtgtgtgtgtgtgtgtgtgtgtgtgtgtgtgtgtgtgtgtgtgtgtgcgttcgtgcatGTGTGCAAGCACACTTGTGTGAATATCCTCAAGCAAGGATCGTGTTTGTCctcaagtgtgtgtgttcaggaacAACGTctgatccgtgtgtgtgtgtgtgtgtgtgtgtgtgtgtgtgtgtgtgtgtgtgttcccccacaGGAGGACCTGTCTATGCCCATGGTAGAAGAGGAGATAGACGGTCTCTCAGGACTGCTGTTTCCCTTCTATgatgcagacacacacatgctgtaCCTGGCAGGAAAGGTAAGCACAACCCCCATAGACACCACAAAATACAAATTAGTCATTTGATTGGTTTAGGTAGATGTGAGACCATAGGGTATCCAAAACGTTAACTTGTAAACCAAAATAATATTTTACATTCCCTGATTCAATGATCGTATCCCCCGcacattgttattgttattttattgtgttttagtttatttagtaaatattttcttaactcaatTTCTTGAACTGCTTTGTTggtaaagggcttgtaagtaagcctttcacggtaaggtctacacctgttgtatttggcgcatgtgacaaatagcatttgatttgatttgattttgtgttTCATCAACAACCCCTGTTAGTAATAGTAAAGGTAAAACATAGAGGTATATGTATTGGAAGACACCTTGATCAGATAGTAAACAAATATATCCATTCCATTCACAGGGCGATGGCAACATCCGTTACTATGAGATCACCACAGAGAAGCCATACCTGCAGTATCTCATGGAGTTCCGCTCCCCTGCCCCACAGAAAGGCCTTGGTAAGTGACAGACTCACTGGGGGCCGACCCCTAGAGACAGAGATCCAGGGTTTGGGTTTGTTTTCTCAGCTACATCTTAGCTTTCATTCAGTAATGTTGTTGCACGTTTTTTTGTTGTGAAAAACCATGTGTGAAAAATCTATGGAAATGTCTAAGGTAATGTTATACAGTAACAGGACTATGGTGATGTCTAAGGTAATGTTATACAGTAACATCGCTATGGTGATGTCTAAGGTAATGTTATACAGTAACAGGACTATGGTGATGTCTAAGGTAATGTTATACAGTAACAGGACTATGGTGATGTCTAAGGTAATGTCATACAGTAACAGGACTATGGTGATGTCTAAGGTAATGTTATACAGTAACAGGACTATGGTGATGTCTAAGGTAATGTTATACAGTAACAGGACTATGGTGATGTCTAAGGTAATGTTATACAGTAACAGGACTATGGTGATGTCTAAGGTAATGTTATACAGTAACAGGACTATGGTGATGTCTAAGGTAATGTTATACAGTAACAGGACTATGGTGATGTCTAAGGTAATGTTATACAGTAACGGGACTATGGTGATGTCTAAGGTAATGTTATACAGTAACAGGACTATGGTGATGTCTAAGGTAATGTTATACAGTAACAGGACTATGGTGATGTCTAAGGTAATGTTATACAGTAGCAGGACTATGGTGATGTCTAAGGTAATGTTATACAGTAACAGGACTATGGTGATGTCTAAGGTACCTCCATTCCCTCCCCAGGTGTGATGCCCAAGCATGGGCTGGACGTAGCAGCCTGTGAGGTGTTCCGCTTCTACAAGCTGGTGACGCTGAAGGGGCTGATCGAGCCCATCTCCATGATAGTACCAAGGAGGGTCAGTGTCAGTGGGGATGCCCCTCTCCCTATCCCTTCATATAGCAGTGTTTCTCAATCCATTCCTGGAGGACCTTAGGGCGTGTGCACATATTTGTTACAGCCCTGCACTAACACACCTCATTCATCTAATCCAGGGCAGTTGAATCAGATTGTATGTTAAATCAGTGCAGGGTTGGAACAAAAATGTGCGCTCTTGGGAAGAAACAGAGGTATAAAAGTATTGGAACAGGCTCTCAATCTGTCTCTCCTGGTGTTGCAGTCAGAGACGTACCAGGAGGACATCTATCCAATGACGGCAGGGACCGAGCCTGCCCTCTCAGCCAATGAGTGGTTGAGTGGGATCAACCGAGGTACAGTGCATGTGCCTTTAGTTTGAATGTTCAATACACCTCTTGATACAGTCCTCACAGTGGGAAAGGAAATGAAATGTTTACATCAATGTAGCACATTTTCATGAAGTaaattgtgtctgtgtgtgtgtgtgtgtgtgtgtgtgtgtgtgtgtgtgtgtgtgtgtgtgtgtgtgtgtgtgtgtgtgtgtgtgtgtgtgtgtgtgtgtgtgtgtgtgtgtgtgtgtgtgtgtgtgtgtgtgtgtgtgtgcgtgtgtgtgcagacCCAGTGTTAATGTCCCTGAAGGAGGGCTACCAGAAGCCCAACCAGCTGGTGTTCAAGGCCCCGGTGAAGGAGAAGAAGAGTGTGGTGGTCAACGGCATCGACCTGCTGGAAAACGTGCCACCCAGGACAGAGAACGAGGTGTGTTcatcagatacagtggggaggcCCAGACCATTCAGATTAAAATGAGAACAAAGAAATAACTATGACACTGTTCCTCAAGACAACATGCTACACTGATATACCTCAGTATAAAACACTCGTTCCTCAGAACACAATGCTTTCTAATGTCCTGAAACCCTCCTCATGGGTGTAGCATACTAGACATCGACTATTTCATGTGTACCACAGatatatagtgggggaaaaagtatttagtcagccaccaattgtgcaagttctcccacttaaaaagatgagagaggcctgtaattttcatcataggtacacgtcaactatgacagacaaattgagaagaaaaaaaatccagaaaatcacattgtaggatttttaatgaatttatttgcaaattatggtggaaaataagtatttggtcacctacaaacaagcaagatttctggctctcacagacctgtaacttcttcttcaagaggctcctctgtcctccactcgttacctgtattaatggcacctgtttgaacttgttatcagtataaaagacacctgtccacaacctcaaacagtcacacgccaaactccactatggccaagaccaaagagctgtcaaaggacaccagaaacaaaattgtagacctgcaccaggctgggaagactgaatctgcaataggtaagcagcttggtttgaagaaatcaactgtgggagcaattattaggaaatggaagacatacaataccactgataatctccctcgatctggggctccacacaaaatctcaccccgtggggtcaaaatgatcacaagaatggtgagcaaaaatcccagaaccacacggggggacctagtgaatgacctgcagagagctgggaccaaagtaacaaagcctaccatcagtaacacactacgccgccagggactcaaatcctgcagtgccagatgtgtccccctgcttaagccagtacatgtccaggcccgtctgaagtttgctag from Coregonus clupeaformis isolate EN_2021a chromosome 32, ASM2061545v1, whole genome shotgun sequence carries:
- the LOC121548169 gene encoding coronin-2B isoform X4, producing the protein MTVTKAGRIDPHHPKVCGHQGNVLDIKWNPFFENIIASCSEDSSVRVWEIPEGGLRRNMTEAMMELYGHSRRVGLIEWHPTSSGILFSAGYDYKILIWNLEIGEPVKMIDCHSDVIVCMSFNTDGSLLATSCKDKKLRVIEPRSGRVLQYASCKNHRVNRVVFLGNMKRLLTTGVSRWNTRQIALWDQEDLSMPMVEEEIDGLSGLLFPFYDADTHMLYLAGKGDGNIRYYEITTEKPYLQYLMEFRSPAPQKGLGVMPKHGLDVAACEVFRFYKLVTLKGLIEPISMIVPRRSETYQEDIYPMTAGTEPALSANEWLSGINRDPVLMSLKEGYQKPNQLVFKAPVKEKKSVVVNGIDLLENVPPRTENELLRMFFRQQEELRKLKEELNTKDVKIRQLELELNNLRNVSPAGNNV